The genomic window GTTTTCCCACAGCCAGAGATGTCTCACGACAGGAATCCTCTGCAGCACCAGAAAGCCTTGCAAATGGCAAGTAAAAACTGAAtttaaaagaaaaccaaacacGAGCAAAAAAAAGAGTGGCTCCTACCATCTCGCTGTAGAGGTAACTGGGGAATTGGAGGACAGTCCAGAGAGATGGGAAGTGGAGCAAAAAAGATGCTAATGCTGCAAGAATACTACATGGAAATTCTCATGGGAATGCTACAATAATTCTCATGGGAATGGATTGACTAACCAAAGGTTCACAAATAATGTGTATGTTGCACTAAAAATCTTATTATATCTATCCAGCCCACAAAGTTCTCTAGTAGAACTTATCAAAATCTCCTTTTTCCCAAATTTCTAGTTACAAGGTAAACTGGGATAAAACTGAATTAATGCCGCTTAGTAATTATTGTCTTCTATTTAATATACTTGTCTTTTTACagggtataaaatattaaatatcgGTTTATATTTTGACAACGATTTCTTCTTTTAAACTGAATATGTCAAAAATCATGGATAAGGTAAAAGCAACTTTGAATTCTTGGCCACCCCTATATTTATTGTGGTAGGGAAGACTGGATTATTTAAAGATAACTATAATCCCCAAAATTTTACACACATTAAATAATGTATGTTTCCAATGTTATTCCTTTCTACAAATTTCTAGAAATATTAATGACTcattttcatggaaaaaaaacaccacgaatataatttaaaaaacccccaaaaaaacccaccacAACAACTATAACAAAACTTATTTACTATGCCATACAGCAGAACAGTttaccttttcctatcgtaataaattttacgttacgctggttccaatcgtaattattttagcaaagttttgtattattcaccgttatcatttacggctattgtaaacataatgtaaataagtcataagtctgtaaattcaaatactttgtgttcctggctctttattagtccatacagactgtttatccatgatggcaatgacatttttggaatgtcccatcatccgggacacacgataggaaaaggttaacatCTACAAACTCtgtgggctcctttcactaagctgcgatagtgtttttagtgcacgcagaattgccgcatgcgctaaacccgcgctgtgcagctagaactaatgccagctcaatgctggtgttagcgtctagtgcgcgcggcaatttagcgcacgttaaaaccgctatcgcagattagggccttaacgcacggagtagcgcgcactaaaatagccccgcgcgctagctgctgcaacctcctcttgagcaggaagtagtttttcagctatagcgcacgctaaaaacactagtgcacctttgtaaaaggagccctatatcttcacAAAGATGGTTACAAATTGAACAATCAATTTCATTGTCTGTGCTTAGTCTGTATTGTATGTAATGATGTTTTAGAATTGTGTATCTATTTACTGTGTTTTATAATTGTGTATGTATTTACTGTGTCCcactttgtataaagcgggatacaaataaataaactacaaatctccctcgttattcgtgggggataggggcaaaGCCGGACCACGAATAtggaaataccgcaaatatccggctctgacccaccctcaactccctcccgccttcccccggcatcccggccttacctagtggtctagcgggcttttggggcaggagcgatcttcctacgctcctgccccgtgcagatcgtcaataggaaatggctgctgtgagttcccgtagtctctcgagactacgaagggaactccccacagccatttcctattggcgatctgcacggggcaggagcgtaggaagatctctcctgccccaaaagcccactagaccaccaggtaaggccgggatgccgggaggaaggcaaaaatatgggtttgttttttttccccctctcccacccccccaaaaaaaatcacgattatgtgaaattgcgaggGCGGAAACcgtaaatggggagggggaagtgtataccaTATACCTTTAATTAAAGCTCCAGGCACGTTTATCAACATCATTACTTTCCAATCCTATTCTAAAAGATACTTATAAAGCACCTAAAGAGATGGATTAGAAATCAACAACTTCCTAGTCTAAATCACCTttcccttcttttactaaacgcatagcgcaggttttagcaccggcagcagcagtaattgctccgacactcgtaggaattctatgagcagttaccaccactgccaGCGCTAAAGCCTGcactatgcattagtaaaagagggggtttatctGGTACAACACAAATATATTAATATATAAAACAAATGATTTCCTTGGGATATTTAGCAATCTAATATATGGGACCTAAATGACCTTACAcactaatgaggctctctacacctTCTCATAACAGGTCTTTTTTGGataggatgcttgcatttcaagcaattAAACAACAGTCCTGGCTGGGTAATTATATAAGTGGAGCCATGTTGTCTTATGGCCTATTTCGaaaagaaactaagggctccttttatcaaggtgcgctacggggttagcgcgtcggatatttcatcacacgctaacccccacggcaagccaaaatactaacgcctcgtcaatggacgtcctgcgtgcttgtacgtggtgagtgtgttgtcggggcagcggctgacttaggagaggagaggagaagctGCGCGCATGCTCGTTCAGGATGGCGGCTGGCTTGGATgggagccgggaggcgctgacggatggcagaggcatcggctgaagcgggagggcagccgcacagggaccccgagggaaggaatgCACCACTTTGGAATCACTGCAGCACCTGCAGGCAGATATTCACCtctgggccaccattgctgagtgctcatttatcagggcagtgctcggtttacgagacaaaagtttgctgagtgttttgctcgtcttgcaaaacactcgcaaaccggtggaaaaaggaggtattgatgcccctgtataagactttggtgagacctcatttaaaatattgtgtacagatgttgtttatgcaaatatgagatccatatttgcaagccttatttcctaaaggtcatagtgcggttttaagatgggtgtcctaactgagattgaggaggggtagagagtaccattcgaaagggaagggagggtttggggagggaaggtagagggtattaaatagATTCAAATATGTAGTCCTATTGaggtttgatgggggatgaaggAGAGTACTTttgaatggggaagggaagggagtgtTTAGGGAGGGATggtagagggtattaaatgatttaaaacatgtagtcatacatagagtggggtttgatgggggatgaaggtattttctaggtttatatgggatgtattttactcgatgcctcattattatactaagcaccttggtgttgtatgtaatattgaccacatcaatatattcatcatattattatatttgatgcatcatcattgttatacaaagttttaatgttgtatttgttgttgtttgcatcaataaaaattgtttgaacttaaaatagtgtgtacaattctggaggccccaccttcaaaaaggtattaaaaggatggagtcggtccagaggaaggctactaaaatggtatgtggtcttcatcataaggcgtatggggacagatttaaaaatctcaatctgcatactttggaggaaaggcgggagaggggagatatgataaagatgtttaaatacctacgtaatgtaaatgcacatgagtcgagactctttcatttgaaaggaaactctgcaatgagaatgcataggatgaacttaagaggtgataggctccggagtaatctaaggaaatacttttttttacagaaatggtggtagatgcatggaacagtctcccagaagaggttatggagacagactgtgtctcaatttaaaagggcctgggataggcacgtgggatctcttggagagagagagataatggttactgtggatggacagacttgatgggccatttggcctttatctgccatcatatttctatgtttctaaggctggtactgggcggacttgcatggtctgtgtcccatgtaAGGTCATTCAgctgaggatgggttggggagggctttgatggctgggatggtttagatcaggggtgtccaaccttttggcttccctgggctgcattggccgaaaaatttttttctggagccgcacaaacacgcaaacgctgcagcaagacagaggagggagccggcaagacggtaaacacccggagagggtgcagaggaaaacactgcatcgccctcgaccagggccgcacaaaatacgtcaaggggccacatgtggcccttgggtggcaggttggacacccctggtttagataaggttgagtgagcttcaacagagactccagtagttggaacctcaGCACAGAATTGGGCAGACCTCTAagtctctggcccagaaatatctaagaaaatagACAATTTAATTTATATCATGAATTTTAACGCAtctatggttgggcagactggatggaccatttgggtctttatctgcagtcatttatAATGTTATATTGATCTAGATCAGAggtctgaaactcaaaccctttgcagggccacattttggatatgtaggtacttggagggcctcagaaaaaaatattattattaaagaaatgacaattttgcatgaggtaaaactctttatagtttataaatctttccttttggctaagtcttaataataatattatcatttatagataaagatgatcaagaaacttttattttacttttgtgattatgctaaacatagtacctggcgggtcgcatgtagcgcccgggccgtgagtttgagaccactgatctagacctaCTATATTGTTTTAGGTTTAAACTTTTTTTCATGTTTGAACTTTTGCTTTTCCTTCATACTTGTCATGTAATTTTGGCGACTGCAGTGGTTTTGTAAAAACCTTTTATTCTTAATAAAATATACatagactaaaaaaaaaataaatattgaatAGCACGGAAGCAGAGTAATTCTTCCTGGCACACTCTGCAAAGTACCACTGAAAATAGACAGCCCCCGGTTTAAAATAACATACCCATGGCGATAAAGGTAAGGAATAAGCAGTTGCTTTAAAGTCacaattaatctaatctaatccttagggcatctcggcacggtttacaggagatgtaataggaaggaactacaataaagagTTAAAGGTCAAAgaatgaagaatatttagaggactagGGAGgccagatataataataataataataactttatttttgtataccgcagtaccagaatagttcagagcggtttacatgacaagagactgtacatctacagcgaaatttacaaataagtcaatcaatcaatataacttagcaagttgggagcaggcaagaaggagatagagaggttataaagaAGAGATTTTGAGGACTTGGGCCAGACCAGATGGCCGCCACACAGGCAGAAAGCACATCAATTACTCATTtaacccactttttttttttttttttaactactacATTATCCCGTGGGCTCTATTAACGGTCTCCTACACACCTTAGGACTCCCAAGACTAGCATGAAGAGGAATGTATGGGGCAGGGTGGAAGCAAGGACTTATAGTGCCAaacagaaagatgacagcagatgcAAAGGTGAGGGAACAAGCGCCAAACATATCTAAGGTAATATTTATGATGAAATTCCGCTCACATTACTAGCAGAAGGTCGCCGGTCGCCAACGCAGaactcttccctccccttcccgccGCTTACATCGGCGCCATGACAACAACCGTAGGGCCTGCTGGGAGCAGCAGGTAACGACGTCGGACGGGGCGCAAGGAAGGACACTTTTCCGCTGCCTCTGCGCCCAGAGGTTGTGAGCTCAAATCccggcgctgctccttgtgacccctgggcaagtcaccgcTTTGAAGATCAGCTTTCAATTGCCAAAGCGACAAAAAAGGCGGgacacatcccccccccaaaaaaaaaaaaaaaaaaaaataaatcaggcaGAAGGAAACAGCTGAATATAGTGAATCTATCATTTCAGTCCTCACGGCTAAAACACGCTCCCAATTGCATCGCCCTCTTGGTTCTATTTTGGAGAGTTTCTAAAATGCTCCTTTACTGCAATTTTTCCAGAGAGACCCCCGAGCGGACTCCGTTTTGCTTCGAAGTCCCGAGAAAACTCTTCCACGTCGCTCTAGCCCACCTCACTACAACTCCCTGCATGCAACGGGGCAAAACAAGGACTGGGCTAGCTCTGTTGGATGGATGACGCAGGAGCGGAGGCGGCGCCCCTCCCAGGCGGCGAGGCATCAGACTCCGAGTACTGGGAAGAAGCCGGTCCGCCAAGAGTTCAAACAGGAAGTGAGGCGGGTACAAGGTCCGACTCTTGCCTCTCCAGCCCCGAGCAGCACGCCGACAAGATGTCCCAGACGCAGTATACGGAGGTGAAGGTTCGCGGCTACAAGGAATTCATCCAGGCCCTGGCGAGGTTCCCGGAGCAGCTCGTGTTTGCCTTGTTCTGTGGCTCCAAAAACGAAACGGGAGCGAGCTGGTGCCCTGACTGCGTGAAAGGTGAAAacaacccaccccaccccttttctaGGTTAACTTTCTCTTAAGTCGGGACCCGTACTGTATTGCAGCAATCAAACGGGGCCCTGGGCAGTGACGTAAGCTCCCTCCCCCTTTAAATGTTCGCCGGCGCGAGCAGCGTCCttcacctgctgctcgcgccggcctcCTGCTCCCTTGCGTCAAGGCTCTGTCTCGCGCCCAAgtagtgacgtcagaagggagtcCTGTGTGGTTCTGACTACGCTGGAGgagaagtagcaaaaaaaaaaaagggacacatTTCACTTGCTCAGCAAAAATCTATCCTAGGAGCTATGGAATTAGTTCACCtgaacagacccccccccccccaaacacttgGGCCCTAGGTCATACCTTGGGTTCCATCTGTCTCCGCTCAAGGGCTGGAGTGGATTGGGTGGAGTGAGGATTTTAGTATATTCACTGTGCTGCTCTAGTTAGTAGCAAATGTAAGGGATTGCAGAATAGGGGTGAAAATGGGAGTTTCAAACATTCAGAGATATCAAGAGTGATATTTATCATGTCAAGGAGTGAGACTGAAGGCCAAAGAGTGAAATTTTTCAGACTCTGCATCCAGGGTATAAATCTACAGTATAATGAGTTAAGTGTAGTACACTTCCCCATTCGCAGTTGCACAaatttgcgatttttttttttgggggggcgggggaaaccatattttttcactgccttgagctcccgccatagtctcgagagactacgggaactcacggtagtcatttcctattggcgatctgcacaggacaggagcgtaggaagatcgctcctgccccgaaagcctgctcgaccaccaggtaaggccgggagggaggcgggggtggatcagagccggacgagaagatatttgcggttttactccattcgcagtccggctctgcccctatcccccgcaaatacCAAGGAAGATGTGTATTGCTTTGCAAATCAATCAAGGCA from Geotrypetes seraphini chromosome 15, aGeoSer1.1, whole genome shotgun sequence includes these protein-coding regions:
- the TXNDC17 gene encoding thioredoxin domain-containing protein 17; its protein translation is MDDAGAEAAPLPGGEASDSEYWEEAGPPRVQTGSEAGTRSDSCLSSPEQHADKMSQTQYTEVKVRGYKEFIQALARFPEQLVFALFCGSKNETGASWCPDCVKAEPIVQENLQYLPEESIFIYCDVGEREYWKNPSNEFKQNLKLTGVPTLLKCGTPQKLVEEECFKSALVQMLFTDD